A single window of Colletotrichum higginsianum IMI 349063 chromosome 8, whole genome shotgun sequence DNA harbors:
- a CDS encoding Ring finger domain-containing protein has product MADVSPPPATLQHDEKRCFICLMDENESGSSESAWVDPCPCTLEGHQDCMIQWVTELEREGKEIRCPVCKAVINVDEPYDPALALNNRIYKTFSKMSPGLILGGLGAGTWVSLAMYGNIAVRVFAGPEATYRFFFNDNNPRGIPMVNWIHVAILPTIAPALILGQSFPVLGNVFFMPAAALYGVFHMARDDHFFSWPPSPQLAAACFPYIRAVYNNLYQEFVTPYEKKWERRMAGLPEPVAPPPPANNRPAGNRQRRPAGNNDGANNDDRNVGIVGGLLDAAIDMLDIPEVGMAVEVEEIEMGEEQGVAHLEILVEPLEDEAAERENAAREVADVIAEQQAHLNEQPVAIQQPAQPAQPAPAAPRQRGIQASLRDVTNTLASTLLLPMLSAGMGELLRLVLPQHWTTPVGGFGRFKVRTGLLQDQWGRNLVGGCMYIVLRDAFRLYTKYRMAQNKPLRRVRNVDRLRNHAASSTSA; this is encoded by the exons ATGGCCGACGTGTCGCCTCCGCCCGCCACCCTCCAACATGACGAGAAGCGGTGCTTTATCTGTCTCATGGATGAGAACGAGTCCGGCTCCTCCGAGTCCGCCTGGGTCGACCCGTGCCCCTGCACCCTCGAGGGCCACCAGGACTGCATGATCCAGTGGGTGACGGAGCTGGAGcgcgagggcaaggagaTCCGCTGTCCCGTCTGCAAGGCCGtcatcaacgtcgacgagccCTACGACCCGGCCCTTGCGCTCAACAACCGGATCTACAAGACATTTAGCAAGATGTCGCCCGGACTGATCCTCGggggcctcggcgccggcacctgGGTCAGCCTCGCCATGTACGGCAACATCGCGGTGCGCGTCTTCGCTGGGCCCGAGGCTACCTATCGGTTTTTCTTCAATGACAACAACCCACGGGGCATACCCATGGTCAACTGGATCCACGTTGCCATCCTGCCCACGATTGCGCCTGCCCTGATCCTGGGCCAGTCGTTCCCCGTCTTGGGTAACGTTTTCTTCATGCCCGCGGCTGCGTTG TATGGCGTCTTTCACATGGCGCGCGACGACCACTTCTTCTCCTGGCCCCCCTCACCCCAGCTCGCCGCGGCGTGCTTCCCCTACATCAGAGCTGTGTACAACAATCTCTACCAGGAGTTCGTCACCCCGTACGAGAAAAAGTGGGAGCGCAGGATGGCAGGCCTGCCCGAACCAGTggcaccgccaccgccagcGAACAACAGACCCGCAGGGAACCGTCAGCGTCGGCCCGCTGGGAACAATGACGGTGCCAACAACGATGACAGGaacgtcggcatcgtcggggGTCTGCTCGATGCGGCTATCGACATGCTGGACATCCCCGAGGTTGGGATGGCAGTCGAAGTCGAGGAGATCGAGATGGGTGAAGAGCAAGGCGTCGCGCATCTCGAGATTCTCGTGGAGCCGCTCGAAGACGAAGCGGCAGAGAGGGAAAACGCCGCCAGGGAGGTCGCGGATGTCATCGCCGAGCAGCAGGCTCACCTGAACGAGCAACCGGTGGCGATCCAGCAACCTGCGCAGCCCGCGCAACCGGCGCCCGCGGCCCCTCGTCAGCGAGGCATTCAAGCCAGTCTCCGGGATGTCACGAACACACTGGCAAGCACGCTGCTCCTGCCCATGCTTTCGGCCGGCATGGGCGAACTTCTCCGCCTGGTGCTGCCCCAGCACTGGACCACGCCGGTGGGTGGCTTCGGTCGGTTCAAGGTGCGGACTGGCCTGCTGCAGGACCAATGGGGCAGGaatctcgtcggcggctgCATGTACATCGTCCTGCGCGACGCTTTCCGACTCTACACAAAGTACCGTATGGCCCAGAATAAGCCTCTGCGCCGAGTTCGGAACGTGGACCGCCTAAGGAATCATGCCGCGTCGTCCACTTCTGCGTAA
- a CDS encoding Tetratricopeptide yields the protein MATVTTKQRLAVAICEFLSTSVNDGTVPADDKDSIDVAIQCIADSFKVDPTDKKLLADSVGSQNLHQIYSVYEKLKKASTPAAAAGASAGAAAAGAADAAATASSKVPTEQEKKDADALKSRGNAAMASKDYPSAIALYTQALALNPGNAVFLSNRAAAHSAAKDHESAKADAEAAVTIDPAYTKAWSRLGLARFALGDAKGAMEAYGKGIEYEGSGGSEAMKKGFETAKRRVEEMQAEEVDLPRQSPGVGGGGAGGAGAGMPDLSSLASMLGGGGAGGAGGMPDFSQIMNNPMFASMAQNLMSNPDMMSNLMSNPRLREMADRFGGGGGMPDLNSLMSDPNIADMARNMMGGAGGAPGGAPGGAPGGGAGAGRGGSA from the exons ATG GCGACAGTCACAACCAAACAGCGCCTCGCGGTCGCCATCTGCGAATTCCTCTCCACCTCGGTCAACGACGGCAccgtccccgccgacgacaaggacTCCATCGACGTCGCCATCCAGTGCATCGCCGACTCTTTCAAGGTCGACCCCACCGACAAGAagctcctcgccgactcGGTCGGCTCCCAGAACCTCCATCAGATCTACTCCGTCtacgagaagctcaagaaggcgtccacccccgccgccgccgccggtgcctCGGCCGGTGCCGCTGCCGCGGGCGCTGCTGACGCCGCTGCGACCGCCTCCTCCAAGGTCCCCACcgagcaggagaagaaggacgccgacgccctcaagTCGCGCGGcaacgccgccatggcctccAAGGACTACCCctccgccatcgccctctACACCCAGGCCCTCGCCCTGAACCCGGGcaacgccgtcttcctctcgaaccgcgccgccgcccactccgccgccaaggaccaCGAGTCTgccaaggccgacgccgaggccgccgttACCATCGATCCGGCCTACACGAAAGCCTGGtcgcgcctcggccttgcccgcttcgccctcggcgacgccaagGGCGCCATGGAGGCCTACGGCAAGGGCATCGAGTACGAGggctccggcggcagcgaggccaTGAAGAAGGGTTTCGAGACGGCCAAGCGCCGCGTCGAGGAGatgcaggccgaggaagtcGACCTGCCCCGCCAGTCCCCCGGCGTcggaggtggtggtgccggcggcgctggagCTGGCATGCCCGACCTGAGCAGCCTGGCGAGCAtgctcggcggtggcggcgcgggcggtgCAGGCGGCATGCCCGACTTCAGCCAGATCATGAACAACCCCATGTTCGCCAGCATGGCCCAGAACCTCATGAGCAACCCTGACATGATGAGCAACCTCATGAGCAACCCCCGCCTGCGCGAGATGGCCGACCGtttcggcggcggtggaggtaTGCCCGACCTCAACTCTCTCATGTCCGACCCCAACATTGCCGACAT GGCCCGTAACATGATgggtggtgctggtggtgcccCTGGTGGCgcccctggtggtgccccTGGCGgaggtgccggcgccggccgcggaGGCTCTGCTTAG